The Paenibacillus spongiae nucleotide sequence TACCGCCGATCGGAGCGGTAATGGTGATTTCCTCCTGCTTCTCCTTCAGCTTGGCAATCGTGGTCCGCGACTGCTCGATATCGAGTTTCTGCTTCTTCATTGACAAATCCAGACTCGATAACGAGTTTGTATCGATCTCGCTTTTATACCGGGTCTGAAGGTCGGTCAGCTCCAGCAGCTTCTTCTCCAGATTCACCTCTTCGGACTTGATTTGATCCGAAGTGTCTTCGCCTTCGAGAACGACCAAGACATCGCCTTTCTTGACGACGCTGTTCTCCTTCACCTTGACCTCCTTAATCGTCCCCTGCTTGCCCGCCATGACCGTCTTGCGGTCCCCAACCTGGATGCTCCCCGTCCCGCTGACGCTGACCTCCAGCGTTCCTTTCCGGACCTGCGTCGTATTGACGGGCGGAGCGGCCGGCTGTTCATCCTTCTTGAAGTAAAAGTACGCGTATACCGCCCCTGCAACGAGCAGCACACCGACGATAAGCAGCCACCATTTTCTCATTGCGTGTTCTCCGCCTTTCTGAACCCTTCCGGTATCGTTCTCTTCAATGCCGCAATAACCGTCGATTGATCCTCATCGAGCCAGAGCGTCAGAATATCGCCGCTCTGAAGATCGGCAGCCTCAACACGGTTATTCGTCATCCCGCCTTCTCCAAAAGCCATGGCGAAGAGTTCAGTGTCCGCCGTCAGCTTAACCGTGACCTGTTCATCGAGAAATTCCATCTGGCCGCCGAAGCCGCCCGCTTGGCCCCGGTTGCCTCTTCCGCCGCTGCCCTCTGCCGGAGGCTGCGGCTGGCCGCTCCCATCGACGCCTTCTGCCGGAGGCTGCGGCTGGCCGCTCCCGTCGACGCCCTCTGCCGGAGGCTGCGGCTGGCCGCTCCCATCGACGCCTTCTGCCGGAGGCTGCGGCTGGCCGCTCCCGTCGACGCCCTCTGCCGGAGGCTGAGGCCGCTCGCCCTGAGGCGCGCCGTTCGAGCCGCCCCGTCCGCCGGAGCCATCGCCGCGCTGTCTGCCTCCGAAGCCCATTCCACCGCCGGGCATGTCCGCCGGCTGCGTCTTCGATTTCTGCAGCACGATCGAATCCGGCGTTACGCTGACGACCTTGCCCATCAGATCGGCCGTCCGTTCCGGAAGCTGAAGCTGTGCTACATCCATCGGCTCGCCTGCCGATGCTTGTCCCGTTTCCGTCGCCGCATCTTCGCCCGCATTCCCGCACCCGGTGAGCATCGCGGCAAGTACAACCGCCATCGCTGCGCGTTTCCATATCCATCGTTCCTTCACGCTCGTGGTCCACCTCTCCATACCGTTATCCGGATCTAGCATAGCAGGCCAATATGAACGATCAGTGAACGTATGCTGATGTGGTGCAGACGACAGAAACCTGTACGTCAAAAAGCCCACCGACCGGTGGGCTTGATAGGTACGATAGATTTATGCAAGAAAGATCGGCTGACGCCGTCTTGGCGGTAAAATGTGTTTCTTACTTCAAGCAGCTTCCTCTAGGCAGGCTTCTCTCCTCTTTGCAAATCGCTGATCGTCAAGCCGAAGCTCATCTGCAGGTGCGGATAATCCGGGAAATCCGGCCAGTCGCCGCCCCACTCGAACCCCAGCTCCTTGGCGATATCCACGACCTCCATCCAGTCGGACCGCCCGTTCTTATTGCCGTCATAGTCCATGTCCCAGACGACGTCTCCGCTCTTCGTCCGAAGCGCAAAGTCGATTGCGAGCCCGTAGTTGTGGTAGGATTCCCCGCCTCTTGCATTCGTTACGACCTTGCCCCCGCTTGTCCGCCCTTGATTGTACAGCTCGTCCTGATGCGCAGCGCTG carries:
- a CDS encoding M15 family metallopeptidase; this translates as MVKRRNFILIAGIIILLVYLIQELPDRLKHDRVKYANQVKELHPVIAQKKEELAKKVKKKGIAILITDDFRSAAHQDELYNQGRTSGGKVVTNARGGESYHNYGLAIDFALRTKSGDVVWDMDYDGNKNGRSDWMEVVDIAKELGFEWGGDWPDFPDYPHLQMSFGLTISDLQRGEKPA